A single genomic interval of Picosynechococcus sp. PCC 7003 harbors:
- a CDS encoding DUF790 family protein, protein MLPTDLLVHRRQGESLIPKYLAPNKQAIALAETLIDCFQRCQGEQKKVLQAELQEIEGDSTDFKVQRGLAHLLKNHFSTFEIVSPLEPQMLREKVFAQAAATMPIPEQQFKILEAIATELSQATDQSVTPTAVATGLYADLPENHILTEFTPPTPETLIDRYNLSQVQGIFYKASQLIIHAHRNDPGEYKLLFRYLKLFQLMTYIEGDADTGFTITIDGPTSLFKASTRYGLAIAKMIPALLHVSKWQLEAHLQYKDTYSNTIRQGQFSLDHSCNLVSHYPSGKPYDSMLEASFVKGWQKLKTDWQLEREVDLIPLPGSVMIPDFRLVHPDGQEYLLEIVGYWRPEYLQKKFSQIRRAEQPNLIIAISKRLNLQKAGVKFDDLPNPIIWFKNKLPAKNVLQIVE, encoded by the coding sequence ATGCTGCCCACGGATTTGTTAGTGCACCGTCGCCAGGGGGAGAGTCTCATCCCGAAATATTTAGCCCCCAATAAACAGGCGATCGCCTTAGCCGAAACCTTAATTGACTGCTTTCAACGGTGTCAGGGGGAACAGAAAAAAGTCCTCCAGGCGGAACTCCAGGAAATCGAAGGAGATAGCACCGATTTTAAAGTGCAGCGGGGTTTAGCCCACCTGTTGAAAAATCATTTCAGCACCTTTGAAATTGTCAGTCCCCTCGAACCCCAGATGTTGCGGGAAAAGGTGTTTGCCCAGGCCGCTGCAACGATGCCAATTCCCGAACAACAATTCAAAATCCTGGAGGCGATCGCCACAGAACTCAGTCAAGCCACAGACCAATCCGTCACCCCTACTGCCGTTGCCACTGGCCTCTATGCTGATTTGCCCGAAAATCACATTCTCACGGAGTTTACGCCCCCCACCCCAGAAACCCTCATCGATCGCTACAACCTCTCCCAAGTCCAGGGCATTTTCTACAAGGCGAGCCAGTTGATTATCCACGCCCACCGTAACGACCCAGGGGAATATAAACTGCTGTTTCGCTACCTCAAGCTCTTTCAACTCATGACCTACATCGAAGGGGATGCGGACACAGGCTTTACGATCACTATCGACGGCCCCACCAGTTTATTTAAAGCCAGTACCCGCTATGGCTTGGCGATCGCCAAGATGATTCCAGCCCTGCTCCATGTGAGCAAATGGCAACTAGAAGCCCACCTGCAATACAAAGACACCTATAGCAACACCATTCGCCAGGGACAATTTAGCCTTGATCACAGTTGTAATCTCGTCAGCCATTATCCCTCCGGTAAACCCTACGACAGTATGCTCGAAGCCTCTTTCGTGAAAGGCTGGCAAAAGCTCAAAACCGATTGGCAACTTGAGCGGGAAGTGGATCTGATTCCGTTGCCAGGGAGTGTGATGATTCCCGATTTTCGCCTGGTACATCCCGATGGCCAGGAATACCTTTTAGAAATTGTCGGTTATTGGCGACCGGAATATTTGCAGAAAAAATTTTCTCAGATTCGTCGCGCTGAACAACCGAATTTAATCATTGCTATTTCAAAGCGTCTTAACCTCCAAAAAGCTGGTGTAAAATTCGACGATTTACCGAACCCAATTATTTGGTTTAAGAACAAATTGCCGGCTAAAAATGTTTTGCAAATTGTGGAATAA
- a CDS encoding glycosyltransferase family 1 protein, translating to MRIALFTETFLPKVDGIVTRLRHTVDHLQRSGDQVMVFCPDGGLREHKGAVVYGVKGNPLPLYPELKMAFPGPSVGRALEEFQPDLIHVVNPAILGLGGIFFAKKLHIPLIASYHTHLPQYLQHYGLGALEGLLWELLKAAHNQAELNLCTSTAMVEELRSHGIKHLDLWQRGVDTEMFQPSLKSDKMRDRLSQGHPEAPLLLYVGRVSAEKQIDQIKPVLEAIPGSRLAIVGDGPYRTELEAHFAGTNTHFVGYLQGLELASAFASADVFVFPSRTETLGLVLLEAMAAGCPVVAANSGGIPDIVTDGENGYMFDPQDPDGAVTATQKLLAMDATQREMLRVQARQEAEKWGWAAATAQLQSYYQQILDKSKPLSLAA from the coding sequence ATGCGTATAGCTCTGTTTACCGAAACCTTTTTGCCGAAAGTCGATGGGATTGTCACCAGACTGCGCCACACCGTAGATCATCTCCAACGCAGCGGAGATCAAGTAATGGTATTTTGTCCCGACGGTGGCCTGAGGGAACATAAAGGAGCCGTGGTCTACGGCGTTAAAGGCAATCCTCTGCCTCTGTATCCCGAACTAAAAATGGCATTTCCTGGGCCTTCGGTGGGCCGCGCCCTAGAGGAATTTCAGCCGGATCTCATCCATGTGGTCAACCCTGCAATTCTTGGTTTGGGGGGAATTTTCTTCGCGAAAAAACTCCATATTCCCCTCATCGCCTCCTACCATACCCACCTGCCCCAATATCTCCAGCATTACGGCCTCGGTGCCCTCGAAGGACTGCTGTGGGAACTCCTCAAGGCGGCCCATAACCAAGCGGAATTGAACCTCTGTACCTCCACGGCAATGGTCGAAGAGCTCCGGAGCCATGGCATTAAACATCTGGATCTGTGGCAGCGGGGCGTCGATACGGAGATGTTCCAGCCCAGCTTAAAGTCTGACAAAATGCGCGATCGCCTGTCCCAGGGGCACCCGGAAGCACCTTTACTGCTCTATGTGGGTCGGGTGTCGGCGGAGAAACAAATTGACCAAATTAAGCCCGTCCTCGAAGCGATCCCTGGATCGCGCTTGGCGATCGTCGGTGATGGCCCCTACCGCACGGAACTCGAAGCTCATTTTGCGGGCACCAATACCCACTTTGTCGGTTATCTCCAGGGTTTGGAACTGGCGTCTGCCTTTGCCTCCGCCGATGTTTTTGTCTTCCCATCCCGCACAGAAACCCTCGGCTTAGTCCTCCTCGAAGCAATGGCGGCGGGTTGTCCGGTGGTGGCTGCAAATTCCGGTGGGATTCCTGATATCGTCACCGATGGCGAAAATGGTTATATGTTTGATCCTCAGGATCCCGATGGGGCCGTGACAGCCACCCAAAAACTTCTTGCCATGGATGCAACCCAACGGGAAATGCTCCGGGTACAAGCCCGCCAGGAAGCCGAAAAATGGGGTTGGGCCGCAGCAACGGCACAATTACAGAGTTACTATCAGCAAATTTTAGACAAAAGTAAGCCCCTTTCCCTCGCTGCCTAG
- a CDS encoding lipopolysaccharide assembly protein LapB → MARTIYRPLECRPDSYRGWYQQGQLRWLEGDVDEALLCYHRALEYYPTDYWAWYHLAMAHEKLGHVDEAIAAYQRACAIGPENYWSWYDQGCLYMEALHVYTQAIACFEKALAAQPNDYWAIYRQGECWRLLGRHDRAVATYDRALEFRPGDYWCWYRRGDALLAWGKPETALTSYDQALKAKPQDFWAWYQRGNTLESLGDYPEAIAAFTKALIDAPEDAEAWYAQARCLAQVGNYQKAFESLEKAIALDPLTYFPQAETADYFAPLRSLVPWGNLQQLVQPNQP, encoded by the coding sequence GTGGCTCGCACAATCTATCGCCCCCTAGAATGCCGTCCCGACAGTTACAGAGGTTGGTATCAGCAGGGACAACTCCGCTGGCTCGAAGGTGATGTTGACGAAGCATTGCTGTGCTATCACCGCGCCCTCGAATATTATCCCACCGACTATTGGGCCTGGTATCACCTGGCAATGGCCCACGAAAAATTAGGCCATGTGGATGAGGCGATCGCCGCCTACCAACGGGCCTGTGCCATTGGCCCAGAAAATTATTGGTCTTGGTATGACCAGGGCTGTCTCTATATGGAAGCTCTCCACGTTTATACCCAGGCGATCGCCTGCTTTGAAAAAGCCCTCGCCGCCCAACCCAACGACTATTGGGCCATTTACCGCCAAGGGGAATGTTGGCGACTCCTGGGCCGCCATGATCGCGCCGTGGCTACCTACGACCGCGCCCTAGAATTTCGCCCTGGAGATTATTGGTGTTGGTACCGTCGGGGAGATGCCCTCCTGGCCTGGGGAAAACCAGAAACCGCCCTGACGAGCTACGACCAAGCGCTCAAGGCAAAACCCCAGGATTTTTGGGCCTGGTACCAACGGGGAAATACCCTCGAAAGTTTAGGGGATTACCCAGAGGCGATCGCCGCCTTTACTAAAGCCCTGATTGATGCCCCAGAAGATGCCGAAGCTTGGTATGCCCAAGCCCGCTGTTTGGCCCAGGTGGGGAATTACCAAAAGGCTTTTGAGAGTTTAGAAAAGGCGATCGCCCTCGACCCGCTGACCTACTTTCCTCAAGCGGAAACGGCTGACTATTTCGCACCACTGCGATCCTTAGTCCCTTGGGGAAACCTCCAACAGCTCGTGCAACCCAACCAACCGTAG
- a CDS encoding type II toxin-antitoxin system Phd/YefM family antitoxin encodes MSQATTPQHSVDEPLKDLQTWKLEDAKARFSEVVRLAQKTHPQMVTVRGKEAVVVMSAEQYAKLLPLLEQPNLHELLAQSPLSHLDFEPSSTRSPVREVEL; translated from the coding sequence ATGTCTCAAGCTACAACACCCCAGCATTCAGTTGATGAACCGTTAAAAGATCTTCAGACCTGGAAACTCGAAGATGCTAAAGCCCGGTTTAGTGAAGTCGTGCGTCTGGCCCAAAAGACTCACCCCCAAATGGTGACGGTACGAGGCAAAGAAGCTGTGGTGGTTATGTCTGCTGAGCAATATGCAAAACTCTTACCGCTTCTAGAACAACCCAATCTCCACGAGCTTCTGGCGCAATCGCCCTTAAGCCACCTGGATTTTGAGCCGTCAAGCACCCGTAGCCCCGTAAGAGAAGTGGAACTATGA
- the asnS gene encoding asparagine--tRNA ligase, with product MRIKEILNTAAINSTITAEGWVKTKRELKGFSFIEISDGSTMNGLQVIIDGTLADYEAIIKKLNTGAAVTATGLVVESPGKGQRIELQAKEVTVHGEADPETYPLQKKRHSFEFLRTIGHLRGKTNTMGAVMRVRNACATAIHQFFQERGFIWAHTPIITASDCEGAGEMFAVTNFDLANPKRTKDGAVDYAEDFFGRPAYLTVSGQLEAEVMAMAFKDVYTFGPTFRAENSNTSRHLAEFWMVEPEMAFCDIIGDQDLAEEFLRYIFKYVLEACPEDMEFFNKRIDNSVLATAQNIIENEFARITYTEAIALLEKSNKTFEFPVEWGIDLQSEHERYLAEDLFKKPLIVSNYPKDIKAFYMRLNDDQKTVAAMDVLAPKIGEIIGGSQREERLDVLEGRIQEMNIEAADLWWYLDLRRFGTVPHAGFGLGFERLVQFMTGMGNIRDVIPFPRTPLNAEF from the coding sequence ATGCGCATTAAGGAAATCCTCAACACCGCCGCCATCAACAGCACCATCACCGCCGAGGGATGGGTAAAAACCAAACGGGAACTGAAGGGGTTTTCTTTCATTGAAATTAGCGACGGCTCGACGATGAACGGCCTCCAGGTGATTATCGATGGTACCCTGGCCGATTACGAAGCCATCATTAAAAAGCTCAATACGGGGGCTGCGGTTACAGCGACAGGCTTAGTCGTGGAATCCCCAGGCAAAGGGCAACGTATCGAACTCCAGGCAAAAGAGGTGACTGTCCACGGGGAAGCAGATCCCGAAACCTATCCCCTCCAGAAAAAACGCCACAGCTTTGAATTTTTGCGCACCATTGGCCACCTGCGGGGTAAGACTAATACCATGGGGGCAGTGATGCGAGTGCGGAATGCCTGTGCCACCGCAATCCATCAATTCTTTCAGGAGCGGGGCTTTATCTGGGCCCACACACCGATTATTACCGCCAGCGATTGCGAAGGGGCGGGGGAAATGTTTGCGGTCACCAATTTTGATCTGGCCAACCCAAAGCGAACAAAAGATGGAGCCGTTGACTATGCTGAAGACTTTTTTGGGCGGCCTGCCTATCTGACGGTGAGCGGTCAGTTAGAAGCGGAAGTGATGGCGATGGCTTTCAAAGATGTCTACACCTTCGGGCCAACTTTCCGGGCGGAAAACTCCAACACTTCCAGGCACTTGGCGGAGTTTTGGATGGTGGAACCGGAGATGGCCTTTTGCGACATTATCGGCGACCAGGATTTAGCCGAGGAATTTCTGCGCTACATCTTCAAGTATGTATTAGAAGCTTGTCCTGAAGACATGGAATTTTTCAACAAGCGCATTGATAATTCTGTCCTCGCTACGGCCCAAAATATTATCGAGAATGAGTTTGCCCGGATTACCTACACCGAGGCGATCGCCCTTTTAGAAAAAAGCAATAAAACCTTTGAATTTCCGGTGGAATGGGGCATCGATCTCCAGTCCGAACACGAACGGTATCTCGCCGAAGACCTATTTAAAAAGCCTTTAATCGTGAGCAACTATCCAAAAGATATCAAGGCTTTTTATATGCGCCTCAATGATGATCAGAAAACTGTAGCGGCGATGGATGTGCTCGCACCGAAGATTGGCGAAATTATTGGCGGTTCCCAGCGGGAAGAGCGGCTCGATGTGCTGGAAGGGCGCATTCAGGAAATGAACATCGAAGCAGCAGATCTGTGGTGGTACCTCGATCTACGGCGGTTTGGCACTGTTCCCCATGCGGGCTTTGGTCTCGGCTTTGAGCGGTTGGTGCAGTTTATGACGGGCATGGGCAATATCCGCGATGTGATTCCCTTCCCCCGTACCCCTTTAAATGCTGAATTTTAA
- a CDS encoding ribonuclease HII, giving the protein MVLLAGVDEVGRGCLFGPVVAAAVVVNATQEKALEELGVTDSKKLSAKRRESLVPQIQALVTDWAIASASVAEIDQLNILQATFLAMTRAVEKLQIKPTEIFVDGRQTIPRLPYPQQAIIQGDSKVKAIAAASILAKVQRDQDVIQLADHYPEYDLANNKGYGTQKHRQAIWQYGLTPHHRQSFKIQPPPQQLELLPEQE; this is encoded by the coding sequence ATGGTCTTACTTGCTGGCGTTGATGAGGTAGGCCGGGGCTGTTTGTTTGGGCCGGTGGTGGCGGCAGCAGTGGTGGTCAATGCAACCCAGGAAAAAGCCCTGGAGGAGCTTGGCGTCACGGATAGTAAAAAGCTGTCGGCCAAACGGCGGGAAAGCCTTGTACCCCAAATTCAAGCCCTCGTAACGGACTGGGCGATCGCCTCGGCATCGGTGGCCGAAATTGACCAGCTTAATATTTTGCAGGCAACGTTTCTTGCCATGACCCGTGCTGTGGAAAAATTACAAATTAAACCCACGGAAATTTTTGTCGATGGCCGCCAAACCATTCCCCGCCTGCCTTACCCCCAACAGGCGATTATTCAAGGGGACAGCAAAGTAAAGGCGATCGCCGCCGCCAGTATCCTCGCCAAAGTGCAGCGGGATCAAGACGTTATCCAACTGGCAGATCATTACCCTGAATATGATTTGGCCAATAACAAAGGCTATGGCACCCAAAAACATCGCCAAGCCATCTGGCAATACGGACTGACGCCCCACCACCGCCAAAGTTTTAAAATTCAGCCGCCGCCCCAACAGCTCGAACTCTTGCCGGAGCAGGAATAA
- a CDS encoding thiol-disulfide oxidoreductase DCC family protein encodes MFDHSKPIIFFDGECNLCNGFVDLMLKIDPDQRFYLAPLQGKTAQQYLPPLPEDPEDWAIAYFDGENTYYASNACLAICQRLGGPWQLLTLARPLPQNFRDWLYRLVATNRYRWFGQCTCRTMDLTKPSPFLP; translated from the coding sequence ATGTTTGATCATTCAAAGCCGATTATTTTCTTTGATGGGGAGTGTAATCTTTGCAATGGTTTTGTTGATTTGATGCTCAAAATCGACCCAGACCAGAGATTTTATCTAGCGCCCCTCCAAGGGAAAACAGCCCAACAATATTTACCACCCCTCCCCGAAGATCCAGAAGACTGGGCGATCGCCTACTTTGATGGGGAAAATACTTACTATGCATCCAATGCTTGCTTGGCTATCTGTCAAAGGCTGGGTGGCCCATGGCAACTGCTCACCTTGGCTCGCCCTTTGCCGCAAAATTTCCGGGATTGGCTCTATCGGCTGGTGGCGACCAACCGTTACCGTTGGTTTGGCCAATGCACCTGCCGCACCATGGATTTGACGAAACCCTCCCCATTTCTGCCCTGA
- the scpB gene encoding SMC-Scp complex subunit ScpB, producing MKLATTLEAILYIKAQPLSLEELADTAGQPRHLVADALLELMDDYAHRDSALEVVETPAGFSLQLRESFQALVTNLIPTELSIGAQRTLAAIALKSPILQTELIELRGSGAYQHIQDLLAQGFIKRRRQQEGRSYWLEVSAKFHQYFEFDAEDLGLSPNLPETP from the coding sequence ATGAAGCTTGCGACGACCCTAGAGGCGATTCTCTACATCAAAGCCCAACCCCTGAGCCTAGAAGAATTGGCCGATACCGCTGGGCAACCCCGGCACCTGGTGGCCGACGCCCTTTTAGAATTAATGGATGATTACGCCCACCGGGACAGCGCCCTCGAAGTGGTCGAGACTCCCGCTGGCTTTAGCTTGCAACTGCGGGAAAGTTTTCAAGCCCTCGTGACCAATCTCATCCCCACAGAGTTGAGCATCGGTGCCCAAAGAACCCTAGCGGCGATCGCCTTAAAATCCCCAATTTTGCAAACGGAACTGATCGAATTGCGGGGCAGCGGTGCCTACCAACACATCCAGGATCTCCTGGCCCAAGGCTTTATTAAACGGCGACGGCAGCAGGAGGGGCGCTCCTATTGGCTCGAAGTGAGCGCGAAATTTCACCAATACTTTGAATTTGATGCTGAGGATCTAGGGCTATCCCCCAACCTCCCGGAAACCCCTTAA
- a CDS encoding type II toxin-antitoxin system VapC family toxin, with product MKGWLLDTNVISELRQPNCHPAVKAWSDRQSPQSFYLSTVTIAEIRFGIERVQDEMFRQELIAWLNGTLRPWFSDRLLGVDEDVILRWRWLVEKGRQEHYTFSQPDLFIAAIASLHNLCVVTRNVGDFAKADVPVFNPFVSLQTEHEP from the coding sequence ATGAAAGGCTGGCTTCTAGATACCAACGTTATCTCAGAACTCCGGCAGCCCAATTGTCACCCTGCTGTGAAAGCATGGAGCGATCGCCAATCACCCCAGTCTTTTTATCTGAGCACTGTTACCATCGCAGAAATTCGCTTTGGCATTGAGCGAGTGCAGGATGAGATGTTTCGCCAAGAGTTGATTGCGTGGCTGAATGGTACGCTCCGTCCCTGGTTTAGTGATCGACTGCTAGGGGTAGATGAAGATGTTATTTTGCGTTGGCGTTGGCTGGTCGAGAAAGGACGGCAAGAACATTACACTTTTAGCCAACCGGATTTATTCATTGCGGCGATCGCCTCCCTCCATAATCTTTGTGTCGTCACGCGCAATGTGGGGGATTTTGCAAAAGCAGATGTGCCAGTCTTTAATCCGTTTGTGAGTCTACAAACAGAGCATGAACCTTAA
- a CDS encoding NADPH-dependent FMN reductase, whose product MSYLIIGASLNPESRSQILAEQAQLLLQNQGKSAKWLDLRKLDLPFCAGKSTYDHPSLPPLNEIVAEADGILVATPIYNYDVNAALKNFLELTGQSWQEKTVGFLCAAGGRSSYMSVMSFANNLMFDFRCLIIPRFVYATREAFAEGKIVDETIETRLAELVNELVRITEALNG is encoded by the coding sequence ATGAGTTATTTAATTATTGGTGCAAGCCTTAATCCAGAAAGCCGCAGCCAAATTCTTGCAGAACAAGCACAATTGCTGTTGCAAAACCAAGGAAAATCGGCAAAATGGCTAGATCTTAGAAAGCTTGATTTACCTTTTTGTGCCGGGAAAAGCACCTATGATCATCCCAGCCTACCACCGTTGAATGAAATTGTTGCCGAAGCTGATGGCATTCTCGTCGCCACCCCTATTTACAATTACGATGTGAATGCTGCACTCAAAAACTTTTTGGAACTCACGGGTCAGTCTTGGCAAGAAAAAACAGTGGGTTTTCTCTGTGCGGCGGGGGGCAGATCTAGTTATATGTCTGTGATGTCCTTTGCCAATAATCTAATGTTCGATTTCCGCTGTTTAATCATCCCACGTTTTGTCTATGCGACGCGGGAAGCTTTTGCTGAAGGAAAAATTGTGGATGAAACAATCGAAACTCGGTTAGCAGAATTAGTGAATGAGTTGGTGCGAATCACAGAGGCTTTAAATGGCTAA